The nucleotide window TGTCAAGTTGCCTTTGTGCAGGGACGACAGTCCCCATAATTCTTTTCCCGTAAGCCAGGATTATGTAAATGTAGTTAGTCGAGATGATGACGAAAATTCTTCTGGGTGTACTCACCCAAATACCACCAAAAAATCCTCTAGGCCCGCGCCATGTATTGGAGACAGGAGAATAAGGAAAATATTGGCTTCTAAAAATTGGAAAGTAGGCCCAAAATTGAAGGATGTAACACTTTCTAGTACTGGTAAGTGTCTGCTTTATGATGTTAAGTGGTGCTTTATGCATTATTATCACTTATTATCAGATCATTGCAGCATGTTACatggttatttaattaaatgactaTAATAAAGGAGTGTTTTGATGCTTTCAGATGGTGAACTGAGGTCTGTTTACCGAAGTAGGAATAGCTGTTACAAAAGCATAAGATCTGAAAGGAATTATCCTATCAAGAAAAGGAGACTCTTTAACTATAGCTCAGAATCAAATTATGATGGAGGAATTAGTGGCGAGGGCATTTGTGTTTCACCTAAGAGGGTCATGAATGAAGATGTTTCTGGTTTGTGTTCAAAGATGCATGAAGGTGATTTCACCTATGTGTTGTTTCATGTTTTTTGTATTTGGTTAGGGGTTCGTTCCTGTCCCAATTTGTTAATCAGTCGTACATTGTTATAGCCACTGGAGCTTCATCTTCAGTAGCAGGTCTGCGTACAACTTTCCAATCTAGGGATTCTCACGGTATGAGAACCTTTGATGGAATGACTTATATATACTCCTTTGACTTGATTGCTGTGTGACAAATAAAGAGCTTCTTACACGAAGGTGTCTTTCCTTTTACTCAGTGAAGCTTAGGATCAAGTCTTTCAGGGTGCCAGAGCTTTTTATTGAAATGCCAGAAACTGCAAGTGTTGGTTCATTGAAGGTATATGATTTAGATTCTAATCATTATGGGCTGTGAAAAATCATGTATGTATGCTGTAATTGATGTACTTAATGTgctttataatataatatatatttgatttttctctaGCTTTTGTTGCATATTTCAGTGTGATTGGTGTCTCTTTTCCATTGGTCATTTTGTTTCTATCCACTGTCTCTGatgatatgtgatttttttcaGAGAAGGGTTATGGAGGCAGTGAATGCCATATTTGGAGGTGGATTACGTGTTGGCGTACTTCTTCAGGGGAAGAAGGTTAGAGATGACAGCAAAACGCTACTTCAAACTGAAGTATCTCATTATAATCAACTTGATGCCTTGGGTTTTAGCCTGGAGCCCAACACTTCACAGACTCCCCCAATTCTGTGCTCTGGAGATTCTCCATTTATGCTTTCTTGTGATAAACCTCAGCCTCTTAGCAGGTAATGGAAAACTGTTCCTTTTTAGAACTTCATTTCATTATCAGAGTTAGTTATGTACATAAATCTTCAGATAAATTGATTTCTCTGTGGTGGATTCTTTTCTAATATGGAAATGAAAtgagaaacaaattaatttaatcaataaataatgaACTCCTTTTTTCTAGAAAGTATATAGATGTTTTGCTGATGCCGATGTACTATTTTTTGCCTTCATATGGACTTGGTACAAGGTACTATGCTGTAAACTTTTGTGACAATGATACTTGATTTTATGCATTAACATTCCTACTTAATTTTTGGTCATTGTTTCTATTAGTGGGTGGGTAAAAGGTGACTGAAAGAAGAATTTCTTTTTATCAGGTATACATCTTCTCCGAGTATCATTCACCAGGGGAATTGCGATGTTGCACCTGAGCAGCATGTGACTAATATAGGCAACTTCGTTGAAAGTGATCATGATTCAGCACCCTCTCCTACTGACATGTCAATTGACAAAAGCACAAAGGATTCTAAAGCACTGGTTACTGTTCCAGCAGTGAGTGTGGAGGCTCTTGCTGTTGTTCCAGTCCACCGGAAATCTAAGCGTTCTGAGATTGTACAACGCCGAATTCGTCGACCTTTCTCTGTTGCTGAAGTTGAAGCACTCGTTCAAGCAGTTGAGAAACTTGGAACTGGAAGGTATAATAGGTTTTATACACAATTGAAAAACTACAAGTTGGTGGCAAAGTCTGAATTTGATAGGTGATGCTAACGCATATGGGCTTATAAATCTTCTATTCATCTGTAGGTGGCGCGATGTCAAACTGCGAGCTTTTGACAGCGCCAAGCATAGAACTTATGTGGATTTGAAGGTGACTAGAGTATTTCCGACTTTCTATACACATTCAAagttctattttcttttttggtaacATTTTAGCTATAAGAAGTTACTTTTGCCACTGTTCACATCTGTCTCATCACATTTCCAAGTAGTTAttgtttttaaagaatatatttgtAACTTCAATGAGGTTGTTTGGTAGCTCCCTGACCGTTGTATTCCAAATCtctagttttcaaaattcaacaaaGTTTAGTTACTTGTAGAAGAGGTAAAATGATTAAATGGTCTTTATAGACAACTGTCCCACAAGGAATGTCACTCGCACTAATTCCCATTTCACAAGTTTACTTTTTATTCTGCATCCACTTTTGCCTTTCCTGTTTAATGCctgattattatataataagaataatatcacATCATTTATAGCGACTCCTTATGAGCTGTTTTTACTTGTAATCTTGTTAGTTTTGGTTAAAAAGCTTGGCATAACATTCCGATTTGTTACAGGACAAATGGAAAACGCTAGTACACACAGCAAGAATATCCCCTCAACAAAGGAGGGGAGAGCCTGTCCCTCAGGAACTTTTGGATAGGGTTCTAACTGCCCATGCTTATTGGTCTCAGCAACAAGCCAAACAACAACTCAAGCCACAACCCGAGACTTGCCTTCTCCTGTGAGTCTTGATGGGTTTAGAGAAGGATGGTCTAATTGgatatattttcatttcatttctgtgtatttttgtttcaatttatgtAAAAAGTTATCGAAAGGAATAGAAGTATGAAGATATCTATGTTATATTATCTCTCTGCCCTCAGCTCTGCCATGACTCTTTTCCTTCTCGGAGAGGCCTGGTGACTGTAAATGACTGACAGAATAAGAGCTTGCTAACAGAAGGAATTCATTTGTGGAAATGAATTGATCATCCATCATCTTCAAGTTGCTCCATCATCTTCAAGTTGCTCAGTGATTGTAATCTTTCACTTTTACTTGTTTAGCCTTTAGCTTTGTTGTCAATATTCTTACTGTTGCTTTTTCTTAATGGCAAGAAGATTGATATTTAGCACCAATAAAATTAGTTTTACTGTTGCTTTATTACCATTAAAGTTTCGAGTCTTACATAATGTACTTGCTGTGTAACTTTGAAGCAATCCTGCTCTTGTGGCCACAATTAGATAAAGTGTCTCTTTACACATGTTATATCCCAGTTAGGTTTACCAGAGAAGTTGATGTCATGGTTATAATACCTAATGATAATGAAGAGAACCCTGAATCAATCTCAtccttatattttatttagtatatATTTACACCCAATGCGCTTTGGCTCATTAGATAACTCAACAAAatcttagattttattatttttcatagatTTGAGCTCATTTTTTACGACATTGTATCACAAAACATATTTGTTGTACTCTATTGTTTGTGAAACATTATAAGATCATTTTCGACtcttacattatttttaatttcttgtaaatacataatataatcaCTATAAATTgatgatttctttattttaattgattttcataATGTTGTATCAAATCCTCCTTGTAAACTAGATTATATAACTAATGGTTCAATAATATCTTGACATTATTGAACAGTTTGATCTGCTAAACTATTGTATCCCAGATGGGTTTGCCAGAGATGTCGATGTCATGGTTACAATACTTCATGATAATGAAGAGAAGCCTGAATCACTCTCATCCTTGTATTTTAGTTAGTGTATACTTGTGGCTCAGGCTTGACAGCACAAAAGTAAGAACAGAGATATAGCGAGTTATTTGGAAATCATTTAATAATGGTGCCATCATCATCAGTTTCTGTAGTCAGATGTAACCTTTAAAAGCCCAAAATTTGTGTAGGTAGTTGGGCCTGCATGTGCATCTGAAAGACAAGTTTCTTCATTCTCAACAGCTTCTAACAAAATGTAACTGTTCAGCCCATgccaatcaaataatattatccCAATGGtgactttaaatattaaaaaaacaaactaataaaatattaaattttatatagaggaaatataagttaaagtttttatcatatttataaaattttgatttatttattataataattatgagtctgattattatgttttaaatttatctatttaattaatataaacgGATAcctaattatcaaaaaaaattattttaataatctctaAAAATTTacgtaaataataaaagagtaaaatatcaaatatcaaagTATGtatcctaattttattaataatatattaaaattaaaatttaatttatctattataataattttaagaatcGTCATTGAACTCGAGACTCCACCCATCATAGATTTGCGATGCTCCTTTAACTTCCATGGTCAAAAATTGGTGAAGGTGGGGGCAAAAAAGTTGAATTAGAATATCAAATCTAAGGAAGACCACTCATGCCATGTATTGATTTCAACGACTAAATTATACTTTCTACACGGGTTTTcctttaaaaagtaacttttgactttttaattaatataaataatatttatttcaatcaaaacccaaataaaaacctttttttGGCATAGTTGTCGGCTCAACtcaacaatattaataaatttcctTTTGttagtattaattttaaaataggccaaacgactatgtcccacccaaggtttgatgtattctcaaaagtcccccttttaactatgaaaataccaaatacctacccatggcaggttagatttaaccaaaccctaacgcctaaaaattttatctccttttgcccccctaaactttaaaaactaaaattttcccccgcctaagttttaaaaaattgaagtttcaccctagggtttggttttgaaatctccggcgacctctccggctccgttgccaatggtcgctccctcccgaagcaacctctccttccggcgatctctttcctcctatttggaggtccgatcggcgcccggagacgtcgtgagagacgaagaacttcgtcgggaagacgaagttcttcgtcttcccagacctagggtgaaactgtaattttttaaaacttaggcggagggaaaatttcagtttttaaagtttagaggggcaaaattagatcctattttagtttatttttaatattatagcaaaaataacgattttacccctaccaccgttagggtttgattaaatctaaccgatcataggtgagtgtttggtgtttccatagttaaaggggagacttttgagaaaacgctaaaccttgggtgggaaatagtcgtttggcttttaaaatatgtgaaatgatccaaatatctttattatatatatagtatatttaccaaatttattattaatgaataaTCATCATCATCCAATAATATTCAGGCACTTACTCATTTGCTTTCATGTCTACAGTACCACCATCAAAGGTCCTTTCTAAAAATCTAAACCAATGCCAGATTTGcgataataaataattctacTTAAATATCAGGTTACAGATGAGCCCTGCTCTTTGTTTATACGAGACTTTTTGAACAAGAATTTGTGTAGATACGtcaagaaacaataaaaataactaaaagatACATTACATGGTAGTTGAACAGCCCCACCATATTTTGATTCCTTTGgcatagggctggattcgagccgagccaagctcgggcTTGGCTTGGTTtatttatggccggctcgagtttgattcggctcgtttttcatatcaaaacgacatcattttgtatatatatatgggttaaaacgacgtcgttttgtataaaaaatttttttaaaaaatctaccgagtcagctcgagctcgatcgagccgagccgagccgagctcgagctggctcagcTCGGGTCCAACCCTACTTTGGCATGACCTAAGGGAGACTTGGTTCTTTCCCTTCGACAATATACAATCTTTAAAGatagtttgagtgacaaaaaatgagattttatatataaaaaggtataatttcaaatcttctctaataaaatatcaaaattaaatatattcaatttgattgatctgatctcaaaaaaatataataaaatcgaGAGACCatcaaactaaatatacacTTGCTTTTGAAGCAAAAGTCAATACTATTTAGATGGTAAAACTGTGTTGTTGACACGGATTAGAGAAAGGTATATGTTTGTAGGTAATAGAAGTAAAATAGTGTTTTGgtctctcatttttttaaatacagaATGGTTGAATGATGAGTTATCTAAACTGTTTAGACATTAATTTGCAGTGTTATTTTATTGTACcgtatgttatttttattaagtattGTGTATATTTACAATATGTTGACTCATTTTTAGCATTGTTGTGATGTTGTCAATAGTTTGGAGTGATTAGCGTTAATCAGAATTAAACGATGACCCACACTTTTTTCGTTGGATATCTTCCTTTTGCCATAGAAGATATTTTGATGTAGGGCTTGACTAACATTTTACCTTCTTTCTTCACAAATTTGATGAACATTACATGCATGAAGTGTTGTAGATGAGCTAATGATCAAGATTGGAAGTTTCATCGATGTTTctgtcaattattttaataattatttatggcCCTTCAATcgttaattatattatgtttataggTATATATTTCGATCAATTTTGACAATGAACATTGGGTTGGTAGCTTAGTTGACCTATTTAAATGGACATTACCTATGGTACTAGAccaataaaatcttttaattttgtaaaaaatcAAATCCAAGATTCAATATCTTTCCTACCTCACATGTTGAAAGTCAATGGATAAATATAGTTATTACCATATTTGACTATACTGATAAATAAAGTTCCAAAATATTTACACATCAAGAAGGCGCCATCAGTGGAGAATATTAGGTGAATGTTccttttgaatatttgaatagaATAACCCATTTCCatggaaaaaaaatgtaaatctatgttcattattcattttaatatgtGAGAAAGTCTTATGGTTACATAGCACTAAATTGTAACAGTAATTCAATAACAACATGAATGACTTCTATCGCATACCTCTCAATATCTGTAGTGCCcaattttttacttgttttgtctacatatttgatatacacAATCAACCATTAcaaacatcgttttaatatttGTCCTAATGCCCAGACTCCTACTTGTTTATAATGTAGTTTTATTTGATCTCTTAGACATGTGTAATGAGTATCTATAAAGTTGAAAATAGTCATCACCTTTCAACCTCATTGCCCGTGCAAACTATCTATATTGTTTGTGAAGATATTTTATCTCCTATTTAGATTTTGTACATTTATAAGCTTTATATTGATGTTCATTCTCTAAAGGATGTCATCTGGATGTTTCTTACAAACAGTTTTTGTTCAAGAAAATAACATCCACCTTGAAAGATTGTTTGTTACTCTTTATTCCTTAGACATTATATGACAGACAATTGCTTAGGGAAATGAGGTAGCTAAAAAAATGCATGAGCATAAGCATTCCCTACCTCAAGTGATACGTTAATGTTAACCAAATTTGCATGCTTGAAACTTCCGAACCTTCAATACCATAATTAATATTGATCTTCTTCTCGAATATAAGTTCCTCAACGAAAATATTATCCATTCCGTGACTATGATCAAAGACACCCAATTTTagaacattttctttattttcacttaCCCAGTCATTTATAGTTTCTAATATATTGATATCATATGTACATTCGCCATCTCATccttatcaattttttgtttagtATTTAACTTGACATGTTCCCCCCATGTAAATCATTATTGTATCTATATAATTATGTGACAGGCTCAACCTTTTGTAAACTATCACTGTCTATtacatcattatattattattgaacaTCATTATTGATGGTttcaaaaaatgtatttatcgATTTAGTGATACATATCACATAAACTAAAATGTATTCTTTTAACTATcgaaatattctaataaaacaataaaaattttcattattcacGATATTGATAAGCCTTTTGCTGTTGATATTTTCTACATACATTCTAACATAGGACAACCCCAATTTTCATACATCATCCCTAAATCATGagatttgattaatttacaaaatcataattaattccTAATTTGAGAGATTTGATTTCTTATCTAATTTGTAAATTAtgatatttgattgatttagaatattattatataatttctaatttaaacgatttgatttaaataaattcataaattatgagatttaaaatattattttaattattttgcaaTATATTCTCTATTGATATCaatgaaaaaatggaaaagttattctacaatttttttttgtacatTATTATTCACCACATCAAAAAAGGATATACaactatcaaattaattaaattttgaataaatatttgcataaatacttaaatataataaactctttttttttttaattttctaattacaatgttgaaatttgaataaaagtataaaaattatgaacattACGATTTATATAAAGTATGGTATAAAACATTAGGGTTATATAAAAGAGGATGAAAGTAATTtggtatttaattttgagttttggttatttttgtaTAACTAAAAAAAGCGggtcaattttatatattaattttggtaattttaattaatagaaaatgatttttgccatttttattTCAGTTCGATGCACCGCACCCaaaagaaagattttttttcattttcacttttttaattggccaaaggactatttcccacccaaggtatgttttttctacaaattttcgtctgttaactttgaaaaacctatTTATCTATTCATGGGTTATTAAAAAAACGTTAGGTTAACAGattcaagggcaaaatcatcattttatctataatattaaaaataaacttaaatttaatttttttttaccctcAATCCCTAACAACTAACAGTTTTTCCCTAACTCAAGTTtgcaaaaacaatattttcccccctagggtttctaaACTTTCGGATTGAATTTTTCGGCAATGATTGACGATCTTCATGAGACATCTCTTCCTCCCCAACGTCTCCTCTTTCTAACCATGCGACGTCTTCCCCTCCTAGGCGTCGTTATCGATGAAGACGACTTGTCTTCGTCTCTgatgaagacaaatcgtcttcgttcagagacaaaaataattcatttttgttcAGAGACAGAAATAATTCGTCTTCGTTTAGAGATGAAAACAATTCGTCTTCGTCTCAATGAAGACGCATCGTTTTCTCGACGACGACGTCATACAACGTCGAAAATATACAACCGAAAAGAGGGGTCATCagagagggagagtaggtgcttggagatcACTAGTCATcgtaaaaaaaattggatctgaagtttggaaaccctagagaggaaaatataatttttgaaaacttaggttagggggaaagtgttagtttttagggtttggggggaaaaatgatataactaatagaGTCAGTTAAGTTTAACGGCCTATAAGTGagcaaatgaaaatttcaaaattaacgaaaaaaactttgagaattcagtatagtttggatgggaaatagtcccttagcctttttaattttaagaaatgcTACTCGGAGTTTGACTGAACCATTGACTTGATTATGTCATTGTCTTACAGTCAACGTTGGCTACGCCGCTGTCAAAACAAATCATTTAACGACACGTGTAATAAGCACTAACTTATCCGTTACTTCGCCGGTCAAATGATCTAGATTATCACTGCCCCAATTACTCTTTACTTTTTGACCATTCAAGTGTTTTCATACTTGCCGTGACCAGTCAACTGCCACGTGTAATATGTGGAcccatttcttgaaaattataGTGCTCTTGTAGTGGATGTGGGCCTAATCTAGATGAGGAGGGAGACGGGCCAATCAGAGAGACTCTCTCTGGGAGGTGTCATTCATGAATTGATACTTCTATTTGTTCAGCAGAAAACGCGTTTATCTTTGTTTCAATATCTTCTCCTAAACTTAGGATCGATTTCAGGTACCGTTTTAACTTCCTTTTACTAAAATGATTTTGTATTTACTATGAATCAAGCTTTAAGTTTATAGAAGCTTATGAAATACGTTTGTTCTTATGctttgatttattgtttttttgttgcgtttatgttttttgtttttttaagaaattggTGGTTGTTTTAGATATGTTGCAGAGTTTGTTTTGATCTTTTCTACTTCGAAATTTTTTGGTGTATTTGATCTGGGTATTTTAAGGCGTTGAAGAATCTGGtttggggaaaaaaaagttTCCATCTTTTTTGAACTTTGTGGAGGAAGATCATCTTTGAATTTAGTATATTGCATAAAGGTGATAACTTGAGAAGTATAGATGATAATAGATTCAGAGTTTACTAGGTTCTCCAGTTCAATGGACGGTTTCAATTCTTATCATGATAATGGTTTTCCCAATTCGATTGAGTACCCGAATTTTGCAAATGGGGTTGAATTCGATTTCAATGGTCCTTTAGATATGAGATTTGAGGATAATCCATTTGTACCGCCAGAACCAGACTCTGGCTTTTCTGCTAATTCATCTAGTCCAAGTTTGGAGGGAGAgtcttcttctccttctgatGATAATGACTTCTCTGCTACTTTTAAGTACATCAGTGAGATGCTTATGGAAGATGACATGGAGGAGAAGCCGTGTATGTTCAATGATCCGTTGGCTCTCCAAGCCACAGAAAAAAACTTATATGAAATAATTGGTCAAAAGTACCCTGATTCTTCTGATCAACCCGCTCCTAATGTTGAGATTCCAGATGATTATTATCCAAGTTGTGTTAGTGATCATGGTAGTAACAGCAGCCCTAGTTCTGATACTAGCCACTTGGTTAATCCTTTTTTGAGTGTTGATCATGGAGAATTCAAAAACTCCTGGTTAGATAAACCTATTCCCAGTAACTTTGTGTTTCTGTCCACTTCAAAGTCTAGCTCTCCGTCGTCAGGGAGCTTTCAAAATGGCTTTGCTAATAATGGTAACCGGTTTATGCTGTCTCCTGTTAGTGAGCTGCTGGTGCCAAACTTGTTTAGTGAGAGTGAATTGGTATCACAATTCAAGAAAGGCGCAGAGGAAGCTAGTAAGTTCCTTCCTAGAGATACTAAACTGGTTGTTGATCTAAATAGCAAAAATTTTGCCCCAGAATGGAAGGAAAAGGCTCCAATGGCAGTCGTGAAGTCAGAGAAGGATGAGATAGAGCATTGGCCTATTGGGTTCAGGGGAAAAAAGAATCATGAGCGGGAAGATTCAGATTTAGAAGAAGAGAGGAGTAACAAACAATCAGCAGTTTATATTGATGACACTGAGCTATCAGAGATGTTTGATAAGATTGTTGTCTGCCGTTGCCAGAATAAGTTTTCAAGGGTTGCTCCTGATAAGACAAGGCAGCGTAATGGGGAAACAAGTGGATCTAACGTTGAGAAGAATCATGCTCAGAAACATGGCAATACGAAAGAAACAGTAGATTTGAGAGGTCTACTCATTATATGTGCACAAGCAGTCTCAGCTGATGATCGTAAGACTGCTGGTGAACAACTGAAGCAGATTAGACAACACTCTTCACCTCTTGGGGATGGAACTCAGAGGTTGGCTTACTGCTTTGCCAATAGCCTTGAAGCACGCCTTGCCGGCACTGGATCCCAGGTCTGTACTGTTCTCTCCTCTGAAAAAAGATCAGCTCTTGATATGTTGAAAGCTCATCAAGTTTATCTTGAGGCCTGTCCGTTCAACAAGATCGCAATCATCTTTGCAAACCATACATACTTGGAATTAGCTGAGAAAGCAACAACACTGCATATCATcgattttggtattttatatgGTTTCCAGTGGCCTGCTCTTATTTTTCGTCTTGCAAAAAGATCTGGTGGACCTCCCAAGCTGCGCATTACTGGGATAGAGCTTCCTCAACGTGGTTTCAGGCCAGCTGAAAGAGTCCAGCAGACAGGGCGCCGCTTGGCAAAATACTGTGAGCGCCTTAATGTTCCATTTGAATACAATGCCATAGCACAGAAATGGGAAAGCATTAAAGTTGAAGACCTCAAAATTAGAAGCAATGAGGTTGTTGCAGTGAATTGTTTGTTCCGATTTAAGAACCTGCTTGACGAGACAGTTGTGGTGAATAGTCCAAAGAATGCtgttttaaacttaattaagaaGGTAAAGCCTACTATTTTTATCCATGCTGTTGTGAATGGATCCTACAATGCCCCTTTCTTTGTCACACGGTTTCGCGAGGCACTCTTCCATTATTCTGCATTGTTTGACATGTGGGATACAAATATTGACCCTGAAGATCAGATGAGGTTGATGTATGAGAAAGAATTTTATGGGCGGGAGGTGATGAACGTTATAGCGTGTGAGGGCTTGGAAAGGGTTGAGAGACCTGAGACATACAAACAGTGGCAGGTGCGAACCATGAGGGCGG belongs to Mangifera indica cultivar Alphonso chromosome 2, CATAS_Mindica_2.1, whole genome shotgun sequence and includes:
- the LOC123209076 gene encoding telomere repeat-binding protein 5-like isoform X1 produces the protein MVLQKRLDFGFNGYQLPYMPRATRSARRSSFKKRGEDNQMCAFDLLATVAGKLLLDKQTPPISSNGSTDENQSAVVKDSQKKEMQDENKQWKVETPNQGSWDRGFCVSELVSPAQDQKYSRKESPCNQEDAPLRLASVITTSDCSEGFVDQKLVNGKAKNEMGILASKVEVGPSGYREYGDCKIEVETKESIKDELHKTGKVQFGTKVGDGKSPALVSSDSSVKLPLCRDDSPHNSFPVSQDYVNVVSRDDDENSSGCTHPNTTKKSSRPAPCIGDRRIRKILASKNWKVGPKLKDVTLSSTDGELRSVYRSRNSCYKSIRSERNYPIKKRRLFNYSSESNYDGGISGEGICVSPKRVMNEDVSGLCSKMHEATGASSSVAGLRTTFQSRDSHVKLRIKSFRVPELFIEMPETASVGSLKRRVMEAVNAIFGGGLRVGVLLQGKKVRDDSKTLLQTEVSHYNQLDALGFSLEPNTSQTPPILCSGDSPFMLSCDKPQPLSRYTSSPSIIHQGNCDVAPEQHVTNIGNFVESDHDSAPSPTDMSIDKSTKDSKALVTVPAVSVEALAVVPVHRKSKRSEIVQRRIRRPFSVAEVEALVQAVEKLGTGRWRDVKLRAFDSAKHRTYVDLKDKWKTLVHTARISPQQRRGEPVPQELLDRVLTAHAYWSQQQAKQQLKPQPETCLLL
- the LOC123209076 gene encoding telomere repeat-binding protein 5-like isoform X2, with translation MVLQKRLDFGFNGYQLPYMPRATRSARRSSFKKRGEDNQMCAFDLLATVAGKLLLDKQTPPISSNGSTDENQSAVVKDSQKKEMQDENKQWKVETPNQGSWDRGFCVSELVSPAQDQKYSRKESPCNQEDAPLRLASVITTSDCSEGFVDQKLVNGKAKNEMGILASKVEVGPSGYREYGDCKIEVETKESIKDELHKTGKVQFGTKVGDGKSPALVSSDSSVKLPLCRDDSPHNSFPVSQDYVNVVSRDDDENSSGCTHPNTTKKSSRPAPCIGDRRIRKILASKNWKVGPKLKDVTLSSTDGELRSVYRSRNSCYKSIRSERNYPIKKRRLFNYSSESNYDGGISGEGICVSPKRVMNEDVSGLCSKMHEVKLRIKSFRVPELFIEMPETASVGSLKRRVMEAVNAIFGGGLRVGVLLQGKKVRDDSKTLLQTEVSHYNQLDALGFSLEPNTSQTPPILCSGDSPFMLSCDKPQPLSRYTSSPSIIHQGNCDVAPEQHVTNIGNFVESDHDSAPSPTDMSIDKSTKDSKALVTVPAVSVEALAVVPVHRKSKRSEIVQRRIRRPFSVAEVEALVQAVEKLGTGRWRDVKLRAFDSAKHRTYVDLKDKWKTLVHTARISPQQRRGEPVPQELLDRVLTAHAYWSQQQAKQQLKPQPETCLLL
- the LOC123209086 gene encoding scarecrow-like protein 14 translates to MIIDSEFTRFSSSMDGFNSYHDNGFPNSIEYPNFANGVEFDFNGPLDMRFEDNPFVPPEPDSGFSANSSSPSLEGESSSPSDDNDFSATFKYISEMLMEDDMEEKPCMFNDPLALQATEKNLYEIIGQKYPDSSDQPAPNVEIPDDYYPSCVSDHGSNSSPSSDTSHLVNPFLSVDHGEFKNSWLDKPIPSNFVFLSTSKSSSPSSGSFQNGFANNGNRFMLSPVSELLVPNLFSESELVSQFKKGAEEASKFLPRDTKLVVDLNSKNFAPEWKEKAPMAVVKSEKDEIEHWPIGFRGKKNHEREDSDLEEERSNKQSAVYIDDTELSEMFDKIVVCRCQNKFSRVAPDKTRQRNGETSGSNVEKNHAQKHGNTKETVDLRGLLIICAQAVSADDRKTAGEQLKQIRQHSSPLGDGTQRLAYCFANSLEARLAGTGSQVCTVLSSEKRSALDMLKAHQVYLEACPFNKIAIIFANHTYLELAEKATTLHIIDFGILYGFQWPALIFRLAKRSGGPPKLRITGIELPQRGFRPAERVQQTGRRLAKYCERLNVPFEYNAIAQKWESIKVEDLKIRSNEVVAVNCLFRFKNLLDETVVVNSPKNAVLNLIKKVKPTIFIHAVVNGSYNAPFFVTRFREALFHYSALFDMWDTNIDPEDQMRLMYEKEFYGREVMNVIACEGLERVERPETYKQWQVRTMRAGFRQLQLDPELLKKLRGKMLIYHNDFSVDQDGNWMLQGWKGRIINASSAWVPA